Proteins encoded together in one Planctopirus ephydatiae window:
- a CDS encoding alpha/beta hydrolase, with the protein MAPVSLSAQFSYPPEFKEARVETYRKTGSTELKLWIFGESDPKTPKPAIVFFFGGGWNSGSPAQFENQARHFAKRGMIAIVADYRVKSRHNVQVVECVKDAKAAIAWVRENAKRLGVDPDKIAASGGSAGGHLAASTGTISGFGSDERPNAMILFNPACTLAPIAGWQPPGARAKLSTERFGVEATAISPAHHVGPQTPPTLILHGTKDTTVPYASVVAFEAEMKKAGRPCKLVGYEGAEHGFFNRGENYDKTLAEADRFLVELGWIKK; encoded by the coding sequence ATGGCACCGGTATCTTTATCCGCGCAATTTTCGTACCCACCTGAATTCAAAGAGGCTCGCGTCGAGACTTATCGGAAGACAGGTTCGACAGAACTGAAGCTCTGGATCTTCGGGGAGTCTGATCCCAAAACTCCCAAGCCCGCCATTGTGTTTTTCTTCGGCGGTGGCTGGAATTCCGGATCACCAGCACAATTTGAAAATCAGGCACGGCACTTTGCTAAACGAGGCATGATTGCGATTGTGGCCGACTACCGGGTTAAGTCCAGACACAATGTGCAGGTTGTTGAATGCGTAAAGGATGCCAAGGCTGCTATCGCCTGGGTTCGAGAAAACGCCAAGCGATTAGGCGTTGATCCCGACAAGATTGCTGCTTCAGGAGGCTCTGCTGGAGGCCACCTTGCGGCCTCAACCGGCACCATCAGTGGTTTTGGCAGTGATGAACGTCCCAACGCCATGATTCTCTTTAATCCTGCCTGTACTCTCGCACCCATCGCTGGTTGGCAACCCCCAGGAGCCAGAGCCAAACTCAGCACTGAACGATTCGGCGTCGAGGCAACAGCCATCTCACCGGCTCATCACGTCGGTCCGCAGACTCCACCAACCTTGATTCTCCATGGCACGAAAGACACCACAGTTCCCTACGCTTCGGTCGTCGCATTCGAAGCTGAGATGAAAAAAGCCGGCAGACCCTGCAAGTTAGTAGGCTACGAAGGTGCAGAGCATGGCTTCTTTAATCGAGGTGAAAACTACGACAAGACTCTCGCTGAAGCTGACAGATTTCTGGTAGAGCTCGGCTGGATCAAAAAGTAA
- a CDS encoding FAD-dependent oxidoreductase, translating into MYDCTIAGGTALAVEVATTAAQLGLRTALIEPASAWEISSESVGAQWSPEFLEMITQNEFAAAMSSQTLARRLLPYGRREQERQQRLLREARVDCFAGAAKVVGADGASIAVMAMSAANPSVKQPVVDGPLLMTHLLIVATGSVVAPVHHGVLPHTPHESMNSKSSLPSSLGELLLTRSVPQSMVVLGSNRWAQAVARIYSRLGSDVLLLGRRLPERQKSTEWQEFRAGIRGLRQRGDYCEVEICNGERVLVQTVVSCQTEVGVTVELDLGKVGIESDECGKLWCDAMGRTWHPQILAMGSVVGFPEELQQPRNIRQFLEEVYLLKESRTESSSSHPAGISRMKSPKWLSASKASLPTN; encoded by the coding sequence ATGTACGATTGCACCATTGCTGGTGGAACGGCTCTTGCGGTCGAAGTGGCCACGACGGCGGCACAGCTGGGATTACGAACCGCTTTGATTGAACCCGCGTCCGCATGGGAAATTTCCAGCGAGTCTGTCGGGGCGCAGTGGTCACCCGAATTCCTGGAAATGATCACTCAAAATGAGTTTGCTGCAGCAATGAGTTCACAGACGTTGGCTCGTCGATTGCTTCCTTACGGCCGACGAGAACAGGAACGCCAGCAGAGACTCTTGAGGGAGGCCCGAGTCGATTGTTTCGCCGGTGCGGCGAAGGTCGTGGGGGCCGATGGCGCCTCAATTGCTGTGATGGCCATGAGTGCTGCTAATCCATCGGTGAAGCAGCCGGTTGTCGATGGGCCCCTCCTGATGACACATCTGCTGATTGTGGCCACGGGATCCGTTGTGGCTCCTGTCCACCATGGTGTTTTGCCTCATACACCGCATGAATCGATGAATAGCAAAAGTTCTTTGCCATCTTCGCTGGGAGAATTGTTGCTGACGAGGTCGGTGCCGCAATCGATGGTGGTGCTGGGGAGTAATCGCTGGGCACAGGCTGTGGCGAGAATTTACAGCAGGCTGGGAAGTGATGTTCTGCTGCTGGGGCGGCGTTTGCCCGAAAGGCAGAAGTCGACCGAATGGCAAGAGTTTCGCGCCGGGATTCGCGGATTGAGGCAACGCGGTGATTATTGCGAAGTGGAGATCTGCAATGGGGAACGTGTGTTGGTACAGACCGTCGTTTCCTGCCAGACAGAAGTTGGTGTGACGGTGGAGCTTGATCTGGGCAAAGTCGGTATTGAATCGGATGAGTGCGGGAAGCTCTGGTGCGATGCCATGGGGCGAACCTGGCACCCGCAGATACTGGCGATGGGTTCTGTGGTGGGTTTCCCGGAAGAACTCCAGCAGCCTCGAAATATCAGACAGTTTCTGGAAGAGGTGTATCTGCTGAAGGAGTCGCGAACTGAAAGTTCCAGCTCACATCCAGCAGGCATAAGCCGAATGAAGTCTCCAAAGTGGCTGTCTGCCTCAAAGGCCAGTTTGCCGACAAATTGA
- a CDS encoding Sua5/YciO/YrdC/YwlC family protein, producing the protein MTDIVEIRRSDDPRDVIHRVCQSLAQGELVGLPTETTYTVAASALSEVGIQRLKSLATELAVNHQAPQFELLLKAADEALDYLVEQSRYGRKLIRRCWPGPVTLRFPKSHCGWFFEQLPETSRHLLTAPENTVSFRVPAHTLPADILNLLPGPLIALSEAQPGQPPLRHARDADQRFGNNLALIVDDGPSRYGEPGTVVQIGNNDWNIAFPGVVSERTMGRLASEVILFACTGNTCRSPMAEVLFRKLLAEKLNCPEEELVDHGYVILSAGLAAAIGAPANPEAIALLADEGLDLRNHESQPLTERLLQQVDMIYTMTRGHRDAILAERPDLASRVRTLSPAGKDIADPIGGGRDVYRSCKQIIETHLQQIIQDLLSLRSHPS; encoded by the coding sequence ATGACTGACATCGTTGAGATCCGCCGTTCTGATGATCCGCGAGATGTCATTCACCGGGTGTGCCAGTCTTTGGCGCAAGGTGAATTGGTTGGTCTCCCCACAGAAACCACCTATACCGTTGCTGCCAGCGCACTTTCTGAGGTTGGTATCCAGCGGCTGAAGTCTCTCGCCACCGAACTCGCAGTCAATCATCAAGCACCCCAATTCGAACTCCTGCTCAAAGCGGCTGACGAAGCACTCGATTATCTGGTGGAACAGTCGCGATACGGCCGCAAACTCATCCGACGCTGCTGGCCAGGCCCCGTGACGTTGCGATTCCCCAAATCTCACTGCGGATGGTTCTTCGAACAACTCCCTGAAACAAGTCGCCATCTCCTTACGGCCCCCGAAAACACGGTCTCCTTCCGTGTCCCGGCACACACACTCCCGGCCGATATTCTGAATCTGTTGCCCGGCCCGCTGATCGCACTTTCGGAAGCTCAGCCCGGCCAGCCACCTCTCAGGCATGCGCGAGATGCCGACCAGAGGTTTGGCAACAACCTGGCACTCATCGTTGATGACGGCCCCTCCCGCTACGGCGAACCAGGCACAGTCGTTCAGATCGGTAACAACGACTGGAACATCGCATTCCCTGGGGTTGTCTCCGAACGCACCATGGGTCGACTTGCCAGCGAAGTCATCCTATTCGCCTGCACAGGCAACACCTGCCGCAGCCCGATGGCCGAAGTCCTCTTCCGCAAACTCCTTGCGGAAAAGCTGAACTGCCCCGAAGAAGAACTTGTCGATCACGGTTACGTCATCCTCTCGGCAGGTTTAGCAGCAGCCATTGGTGCACCTGCTAACCCTGAAGCAATTGCACTACTTGCCGATGAAGGTCTTGACCTTCGTAATCACGAAAGTCAGCCTCTGACCGAGCGATTGCTGCAGCAGGTCGATATGATCTATACCATGACACGTGGACATCGAGACGCCATTCTTGCCGAAAGGCCAGATCTGGCTTCACGTGTTCGAACATTGTCACCCGCCGGGAAAGATATTGCAGACCCGATTGGTGGGGGCCGTGATGTCTATCGTTCCTGCAAACAAATCATTGAAACGCATTTGCAGCAGATTATTCAGGACCTCTTGTCGTTAAGATCCCATCCGTCATGA
- the rpiB gene encoding ribose 5-phosphate isomerase B has translation MKIAVASDHRGVQIKSKILALVSDLGHQALDFGPQDHESVDYPDYGARVAKAVSRAEADRGILICGTGMGMCIVANKFRGVRAATCHDDVTAELSRRHNNANVMCLSGDLLGEPFAMRMVEIWLTTEFEGARHARRVDKISHYESEEFSSNS, from the coding sequence ATGAAGATAGCCGTTGCCAGCGATCATCGCGGCGTGCAAATCAAATCCAAAATCCTCGCACTGGTTTCCGATCTCGGACATCAGGCTCTTGATTTTGGACCGCAGGATCACGAGAGCGTCGATTACCCCGACTACGGTGCCCGCGTGGCAAAGGCCGTCTCTCGTGCAGAGGCCGATCGTGGCATCCTCATCTGTGGCACAGGCATGGGCATGTGCATCGTCGCCAACAAATTCCGCGGTGTTCGGGCTGCAACTTGCCACGACGACGTCACCGCCGAACTCAGTCGTCGACACAATAACGCCAACGTCATGTGTCTCTCGGGCGATCTTCTCGGCGAGCCATTCGCCATGAGAATGGTCGAAATCTGGCTCACCACCGAATTCGAAGGTGCCAGGCACGCCCGGCGTGTCGACAAAATCTCTCATTACGAGTCCGAAGAATTTTCATCCAACTCCTGA
- the gcvH gene encoding glycine cleavage system protein GcvH translates to MDLAALKYAKTHEWVAIEGDVATVGITDFAVQLLSDLVYIDLPKPGKALKVGESCGEVESVKAVSDVYAPLAGVVTETNPNLGDNTEPLSSDPFGNGWLIKMKVSDLSGLDQLLDRASYEKHCESEAH, encoded by the coding sequence ATGGATTTGGCGGCACTTAAGTATGCAAAGACTCATGAATGGGTCGCGATTGAAGGTGATGTTGCAACTGTCGGAATTACCGATTTCGCCGTTCAGCTTTTGAGCGACCTGGTTTACATCGACCTGCCCAAGCCCGGCAAAGCTCTCAAAGTCGGTGAGTCCTGTGGCGAGGTCGAGAGTGTCAAAGCCGTCAGCGATGTCTACGCCCCACTGGCCGGTGTCGTCACAGAAACCAACCCCAATCTCGGTGACAATACCGAGCCACTCTCCAGTGATCCCTTCGGTAACGGCTGGCTGATCAAGATGAAAGTCTCAGATCTGTCAGGTCTGGATCAATTACTTGATCGAGCTTCCTACGAAAAACACTGCGAGTCCGAAGCTCACTAA
- the gcvPA gene encoding aminomethyl-transferring glycine dehydrogenase subunit GcvPA: MSYLFATATEEQAMLSRIGVDSIDQLLQQIPKPLQLDKLLDLPPALSEMELEQHLRQLASQSSGSTSRTCFQGGGAYDHYIPSVVDEITGRGEYYTAYTPYQAEASQGTLQAFFEYQTMICQLTGMQVSNASLYEGGGSVSEATLMAMRTTGRTGRVVIAGALHPEYTQVLRTYVGHTSTEVIHIPVGSDGTVDLTKLAGAIDENTAAVIVQNPNFLGNIEDLAAIADLTHAKESLMVVSTDPISQGLLARPGDLGADIVVAEGQSLGIPLQFGGPYLGILACRNDFIRRMPGRLIGETIDRTGGRCFVLSLQAREQHIRRDKATSNICTNQGLMALRATMFMAQMGPQGFRETAELCLQKAHYAATQIAALPGYTILFSETPKFKEFVIQAPQSAQTLIEKVAKAGVDIGPALSQFAPIPGMADTENLLLVAVTEQRTKAQIDHLVNLLK; encoded by the coding sequence GTGAGCTATTTGTTCGCTACGGCTACCGAAGAGCAGGCAATGCTTTCTCGGATTGGTGTCGATTCGATTGATCAACTTTTGCAGCAGATTCCAAAACCGCTGCAACTCGACAAACTGCTCGATCTCCCGCCGGCTCTCAGTGAAATGGAACTCGAGCAGCATCTCCGCCAACTCGCGTCACAATCCAGCGGTTCAACCTCCCGCACGTGCTTCCAGGGTGGTGGTGCCTATGACCACTATATTCCCAGTGTCGTCGACGAAATCACTGGTCGTGGCGAATACTACACGGCCTACACTCCCTATCAGGCAGAGGCTTCGCAAGGAACTCTGCAGGCCTTCTTCGAATATCAGACCATGATCTGCCAGCTCACAGGCATGCAGGTCTCGAACGCCTCTTTGTACGAAGGTGGTGGATCTGTCAGCGAAGCCACTCTCATGGCGATGCGCACGACTGGCCGCACAGGCCGGGTCGTAATTGCTGGTGCGTTACATCCCGAATATACACAGGTTTTGCGGACCTACGTCGGGCACACCTCCACCGAAGTGATTCATATTCCCGTTGGATCCGATGGCACCGTCGATTTGACAAAGCTCGCCGGGGCGATCGACGAGAACACTGCCGCTGTCATCGTTCAGAATCCAAACTTCCTGGGAAATATCGAAGACCTCGCTGCGATTGCTGATTTGACTCATGCCAAAGAGTCGCTGATGGTTGTCTCGACAGATCCGATCAGCCAGGGCCTGCTCGCCAGACCCGGTGATCTGGGGGCGGACATCGTTGTCGCCGAAGGCCAGTCACTCGGAATTCCCCTGCAATTTGGAGGCCCTTATCTCGGTATTCTTGCCTGCCGCAACGACTTCATCCGCCGTATGCCGGGCCGATTAATTGGTGAAACGATCGATCGCACCGGGGGGCGTTGCTTTGTTCTCAGCCTGCAAGCTCGTGAGCAGCATATTCGACGCGATAAAGCGACCAGTAACATCTGCACCAATCAGGGATTGATGGCCCTCCGGGCAACGATGTTTATGGCTCAGATGGGTCCTCAGGGCTTCAGGGAAACTGCCGAATTGTGCCTGCAGAAAGCTCATTACGCTGCCACGCAAATTGCCGCCCTCCCCGGCTACACAATTCTCTTCAGCGAAACACCCAAGTTCAAAGAGTTTGTCATTCAGGCTCCCCAAAGTGCACAGACACTGATTGAAAAAGTTGCCAAAGCCGGTGTGGATATCGGGCCCGCTCTCAGCCAGTTTGCACCGATTCCAGGTATGGCCGATACCGAAAATCTCCTGCTGGTTGCCGTCACGGAACAACGAACAAAAGCCCAGATTGATCATCTGGTCAATCTCCTCAAGTAG